One genomic window of Candidatus Zymogenus saltonus includes the following:
- a CDS encoding DUF2088 domain-containing protein, protein MKVVVRYRSYGGEREVTIDPGTPSDSVDLEVVSPAEGVKALTDGEIVEALNLPFEPGTGTLYIVNDLDRPTPTERLLRLLAGRYPGAHSGDVIVATGAHKVPDSVKEAERRILGRLSDSFSGRIHFHDSTADPKVLVGRTPRGTKVEVSSRLFEYDNIVAVGSVEPHWFAGYTGGRKSIVPGVASFETIRQNHFLALSKGSGPVVTAGNPVYEDIQDAASLVVKRLKEKNVEVFGINVVSRGENIHGVFCGPILDSITPLFDKVEYIYIKEADRADIVIAVAEAPMDRDLYQAMKSFENVRGAIKMGGSYILVASCPDGVGPPHFSETMGLASRGDALTERLSGGYRLGDHKFKNPIGFIDGGGTMTVVSEALSRTGYGGEAGFFTVCGTLKDALRKEVERQGGGGGDVRVLVVMDAVNLVVVPK, encoded by the coding sequence ATGAAGGTCGTTGTCAGATACAGGAGTTACGGGGGTGAGAGGGAGGTTACGATCGACCCGGGCACCCCGAGCGATAGTGTCGACCTCGAGGTCGTCTCGCCGGCGGAGGGCGTGAAGGCTCTGACGGACGGCGAGATAGTGGAGGCTCTGAACCTCCCCTTCGAGCCGGGCACGGGTACGCTCTACATCGTAAACGACCTCGACCGGCCTACGCCGACGGAGAGGCTCCTTAGGCTGTTAGCAGGGCGCTATCCTGGGGCGCACTCGGGGGACGTGATCGTCGCCACCGGCGCCCACAAGGTCCCGGATTCGGTTAAGGAGGCGGAAAGGAGGATTCTGGGAAGGCTCTCCGATTCCTTCTCGGGGAGGATACACTTCCACGACTCGACCGCCGACCCAAAGGTCCTGGTGGGGAGGACGCCGAGGGGAACGAAAGTCGAGGTATCGAGCCGCCTCTTCGAGTACGACAATATCGTGGCTGTCGGGAGCGTTGAGCCGCACTGGTTTGCCGGGTACACCGGCGGGAGAAAGTCGATCGTCCCCGGGGTCGCCTCCTTTGAGACTATAAGACAGAACCACTTTCTGGCGCTTTCAAAAGGCAGCGGGCCCGTGGTAACGGCAGGCAACCCGGTCTACGAGGACATTCAGGACGCCGCATCCCTCGTTGTGAAAAGGCTTAAGGAAAAAAATGTGGAGGTTTTCGGGATAAACGTGGTCTCCAGGGGGGAGAATATCCACGGCGTCTTTTGCGGGCCGATTCTGGACTCCATAACACCCCTGTTTGACAAGGTGGAATATATATATATCAAGGAGGCCGATCGGGCAGACATCGTTATCGCGGTTGCGGAGGCCCCGATGGACAGGGACCTCTATCAGGCTATGAAGTCGTTCGAAAACGTGAGGGGGGCGATAAAAATGGGCGGATCCTACATTCTCGTCGCCTCCTGCCCGGACGGGGTCGGCCCGCCCCACTTCTCCGAGACGATGGGACTCGCATCGAGGGGGGACGCGCTCACAGAGCGTCTCTCAGGCGGTTACCGCCTCGGCGACCATAAGTTCAAAAATCCGATCGGTTTCATCGACGGCGGGGGGACGATGACGGTCGTCTCCGAGGCGTTATCTCGAACGGGGTATGGCGGGGAAGCCGGCTTCTTTACGGTATGCGGAACGCTTAAGGACGCCCTGAGAAAAGAGGTGGAGAGACAGGGGGGCGGTGGGGGCGACGTGAGGGTTCTTGTCGTTATGGACGCCGTTAATCTCGTTGTGGTGCCGAAATAG
- a CDS encoding UxaA family hydrolase, with translation MVQLLVHGVGDNVAVVVSDIKRGDVVKGLNMESGDEFEIESNADIPFGHKIALVDFNVDDTVIKYDNDIGRVVAEIKKGDHVHVHNVKTKRW, from the coding sequence ATGGTTCAACTTCTTGTGCATGGAGTGGGGGACAACGTGGCGGTCGTCGTCTCGGATATTAAAAGGGGGGATGTGGTCAAGGGCCTCAACATGGAGAGCGGGGATGAATTCGAGATAGAGTCGAATGCCGACATCCCCTTCGGCCACAAGATCGCCCTTGTGGATTTCAATGTGGACGACACGGTTATCAAGTACGACAACGACATTGGGAGGGTAGTGGCTGAAATTAAAAAGGGGGATCACGTCCACGTCCACAACGTGAAGACGAAGAGGTGGTGA
- a CDS encoding UxaA family hydrolase: MKEFTFMGYRRENGRVGVRNHVLILPLDDISNAAAEAVANNVKGTLAVPHGYGRLQFGEDLELFFRTMIGTGRNPNVAAVVVIGIEEGWTKRLVNGIAETGKPACGFSIERHGDLKTIEAASRKALEYVKDATELQRTECGASELYVSIKCGESDTTSGLASNPSVGEAVTTLLDMGGTVSFGETSEITGAEMVVVERAATKEVGEEFYRVWKAYDDFINEVKTDDLSDSQPTKGNIAGGLTTIEEKAFGNIQKIGKTARYIGVLKPAEEPRGKGLWYMDTSSAAAEAVTLWMASGAVIHLFPTGQGNVIGNPVTPVIKLSANPITVETMSEHIDLDVSDILKGSLSLTKAGEILVDLTRRTANGRLTAAEVLGHREFVLTKLYRSA, encoded by the coding sequence ATGAAAGAGTTTACTTTTATGGGCTACAGGCGGGAGAACGGCAGGGTCGGCGTCAGAAACCACGTTCTTATCTTGCCTCTCGATGACATATCAAACGCCGCGGCCGAAGCGGTGGCGAATAACGTCAAGGGGACGCTCGCGGTCCCCCATGGTTACGGCCGGCTTCAGTTCGGCGAGGACTTGGAGCTTTTTTTCCGCACGATGATAGGGACCGGGAGAAACCCGAACGTCGCCGCCGTTGTGGTGATCGGGATCGAGGAGGGGTGGACGAAGAGGTTAGTTAACGGGATCGCGGAGACCGGAAAGCCTGCATGTGGGTTTTCCATCGAGAGGCACGGCGACCTCAAGACTATCGAGGCGGCCTCAAGAAAGGCGCTGGAGTATGTCAAGGACGCGACGGAGCTTCAACGGACCGAGTGCGGGGCGTCGGAGCTCTACGTCTCGATAAAGTGCGGCGAGTCGGACACCACGTCGGGACTTGCCTCCAACCCCAGCGTTGGCGAGGCGGTGACGACGCTTCTCGACATGGGGGGCACCGTCTCCTTCGGCGAGACCTCGGAGATAACGGGGGCCGAGATGGTGGTGGTGGAACGTGCCGCCACCAAAGAGGTCGGGGAGGAATTTTACAGGGTCTGGAAGGCCTACGACGACTTCATAAACGAGGTGAAGACCGACGACCTTTCCGACTCCCAGCCGACCAAGGGGAACATCGCCGGGGGGCTCACCACCATCGAGGAAAAGGCCTTCGGCAACATCCAGAAGATCGGAAAGACGGCAAGGTACATCGGGGTCTTGAAGCCCGCAGAGGAGCCGAGGGGTAAGGGTCTCTGGTACATGGACACATCTTCGGCCGCCGCCGAGGCTGTGACCCTCTGGATGGCGTCCGGCGCCGTAATCCACCTATTCCCCACGGGGCAGGGAAACGTCATCGGAAACCCGGTGACCCCGGTAATCAAGCTCTCGGCGAATCCGATCACGGTCGAGACGATGTCGGAGCATATCGACCTCGACGTCTCGGATATACTCAAAGGGAGCCTATCGCTTACGAAAGCGGGGGAGATACTGGTCGATCTGACGAGGAGGACGGCAAA
- a CDS encoding transaldolase, whose protein sequence is MKYFLDSAKLDEIRYAFDNWGIDGVTTNPRHILLSGKPFRTVITELAGEFKGVDFPISVEVNPHLATAAEMIVEAKELSATSENFVVKIPCTEQGLVATKELFEAGVKTNVTLVFSPSQAIQAARAGAWFVSPFIGWKESSGEGCADFVSSIVAIYENYAFDTEIIVAAVRSGKQIVDAAVVGADIVTAGFDVYRDSFTHPFTDEGLKRFRDAWDKTEK, encoded by the coding sequence ATGAAATATTTTTTGGACAGCGCAAAGCTGGACGAGATAAGGTACGCCTTTGATAACTGGGGGATAGACGGCGTCACCACGAATCCGAGACACATCCTCCTGTCGGGGAAGCCTTTCAGGACCGTGATTACCGAGCTCGCGGGCGAGTTCAAGGGGGTCGATTTCCCCATATCGGTCGAGGTCAACCCCCATCTTGCGACCGCCGCCGAGATGATCGTGGAGGCAAAAGAGCTCTCCGCCACATCGGAAAACTTCGTTGTCAAAATACCGTGCACAGAACAAGGCCTGGTAGCGACAAAGGAACTTTTCGAGGCGGGCGTAAAGACAAACGTCACCCTGGTCTTTTCCCCCTCCCAGGCGATACAGGCGGCGAGGGCTGGGGCCTGGTTCGTCTCCCCGTTCATCGGGTGGAAGGAGTCGAGCGGCGAGGGCTGCGCCGACTTCGTATCGAGCATCGTTGCGATATACGAGAACTACGCCTTCGACACCGAGATCATAGTCGCGGCGGTGAGGAGCGGAAAGCAGATCGTGGATGCGGCGGTGGTGGGGGCGGACATCGTCACCGCGGGGTTCGACGTCTACAGGGACTCCTTTACCCACCCCTTCACCGACGAGGGTCTGAAGAGATTCAGGGACGCCTGGGACAAGACGGAGAAATGA